In a single window of the Molothrus ater isolate BHLD 08-10-18 breed brown headed cowbird unplaced genomic scaffold, BPBGC_Mater_1.1 matUn_MA554, whole genome shotgun sequence genome:
- the LOC118698770 gene encoding brain-specific homeobox/POU domain protein 3, protein MMSMNSKQAFSMHPILHEPKYPHLHTSSEAIRRACLPAPQIQGNIFAGFDETLLRGAEALAAVDIVSQKTHPFKPDATYHTMSSVSCTPTSSSVHLHHPSVLTTHHPHHHHHQPSQGLDGELLDHLNSALPLGGVPGPDVGSTPSHPHSHMSAINHMAHHPQPMNMSHPHGLASHAVISGPETETDPRELESFAERFKQRRIKLGVTQADVGSALANLKIPGVGCLSQSTICRFESLTLSHNNMVALKPILEAWLEEAERAQREKMTKPEIYTGGDKKRKRTSIAAPEKRSLEAYFAVQPRPSSEKIAAIAEKLDLKKNVVRVWFCNQRQKQKRMKFSATY, encoded by the exons ATGATGTCCATGAACAGCAAGCAGGCGTTCAGCATGCACCCCATCCTGCACGAGCCCAAGTACCCGCACCTGCACACCAGCTCCGAAGCCATCCGCAGAGCCTGCCTGCCCGCCCCCCAG ATCCAGGGGAACATCTTTGCGGGCTTTGACGAGACGCTGCTGCGGGGGGCCGAGGCTCTGGCCGCCGTGGATATCGTGTCGCAGAAAACGCACCCCTTCAAGCCGGACGCCACCTACCACACCATGAGCAGCGTGTCCTGCACTCCTACCTCGTCCTCCGTGCACCTGCACCACCCGTCCGTGCTGACCACGCACCAtcctcaccaccaccaccaccagcccTCGCAGGGCCTGGACGGGGAGCTGCTGGACCATCTCAACTCCGCCCTGCCGCTCGGAGGGGTGCCGGGCCCCGACGTGGGCTCCACGCCTTCGCACCCGCACTCCCACATGTCGGCCATCAACCACATGGcccaccacccccagcccatGAACATGTCCCACCCCCACGGCCTCGCGTCCCACGCCGTCATCTCCGGCCCCGAGACGGAGACGGACCCGCGGGAGCTCGAGTCCTTCGCCGAGCGCTTCAAGCAGCGGAGGATCAAGCTGGGGGTCACCCAGGCGGACGTGGGCTCCGCGCTGGCCAACCTGAAGATCCCGGGGGTGGGCTGCCTTAGCCAAAGCACCATCTGCAGGTTCGAGTCGCTCACCTTGTCCCACAACAACATGGTGGCCCTCAAGCCCATCCTGGAAGCGTGGCTGGAGGAGGCGGAGAGGGCGCAGCGGGAGAAAATGACCAAACCCGAGATCTACACGGGGGGGGACAAGAAGCGCAAGCGCACGTCCATCGCCGCCCCCGAGAAGCGCTCGCTCGAGGCCTATTTCGCCGTGCAGCCCCGGCCCTCCTCCGAGAAAATCGCCGCCATCGCCGAGAAGTTAGACTTGAAGAAGAACGTGGTGAGGGTCTGGTTTTGCAATCAgagacagaagcagaaaaggatgAAATTTTCTGCCACCTActga